In Pseudomonadota bacterium, a genomic segment contains:
- a CDS encoding DUF3800 domain-containing protein encodes MTTYNVYCDESGHLPNDRQPVMVLGAIWCPLDRVREMSEGMRALKGQFGLAPRMEIKWTKISPAKLDFYLALVDFFFAHEPLQFRALVVPDKTKLNHEDYDQDHDTWYFKMYYSMLKVIIAPNDRYRVYLDIKDTRSAEKVCKLHQVLCNTVYDFDQNIIERVQTVRSHEVELLQLADLLIGAVRCANRGSPESAAKDAVVKRVQARSRYRLVLPTLLAEKKFNLFIWRAREKAT; translated from the coding sequence ATGACGACCTACAACGTCTATTGCGACGAGAGCGGCCATCTGCCCAATGACAGACAACCCGTGATGGTTCTGGGAGCGATCTGGTGCCCGCTCGATCGTGTGAGAGAGATGTCGGAGGGGATGCGCGCGCTCAAAGGCCAGTTCGGGTTGGCACCGCGAATGGAGATCAAGTGGACGAAGATCTCGCCGGCGAAGCTCGACTTTTACTTGGCGCTCGTGGACTTCTTCTTCGCGCACGAGCCCTTGCAGTTTCGCGCTCTGGTCGTGCCGGACAAGACCAAGCTCAATCACGAGGACTACGACCAAGATCACGACACCTGGTACTTCAAGATGTACTACAGCATGTTGAAGGTGATCATCGCCCCCAACGATCGGTACCGCGTCTACCTCGACATCAAGGATACGCGCAGCGCCGAGAAGGTCTGCAAGCTGCACCAGGTTCTGTGCAACACCGTCTACGATTTCGACCAGAACATCATCGAGCGTGTGCAGACGGTGCGTTCCCACGAAGTGGAGCTGCTCCAGCTCGCCGACTTGCTGATCGGCGCTGTCCGTTGCGCCAACCGTGGTTCCCCCGAATCGGCCGCGAAGGATGCGGTAGTCAAACGCGTCCAGGCCCGCTCGCGCTATCGGCTCGTGCTGCCAACGCTTCTCGCGGAGAAGAAGTTCAACCTCTTCATCTGGCGAGCGCGGGAGAAGGCGACGTGA